Part of the Coregonus clupeaformis isolate EN_2021a chromosome 8, ASM2061545v1, whole genome shotgun sequence genome, CAATTTACCGCAATTCACCTGTCGTGACCAGTCGTGCTATTCCTCTCCCGCCCTCCACGATTCCACTGGCACCAATGCGGTAGGCTACTATAAAAACTAAGCCCCTTGCAAATGTCTTCGTTATTCGTTTCATATAGCTCAGGCTTGTGGAGTGGATGCGCGACAATCCGCACGTTTCCCTTTgaggagacagtccagttcccaTCAACCTATGAAAAACGAAATGCTCTCTACGTAAACTCCTTTTGGCGTGGGTGGTGATGGTGAACGAACGTTGTTTTAGTTGTAGGGGATGTAGCGGTCCCCGGATAGAACCAGTGGTTCCAGTGTCctccccatgatgctctgcgaaGGCGACCTTGAGAGTGATCAGCTGATGATGGATGCTGCTGATGCAACGCAGCCCGGTTACCAAAGCAATGTATCACACGCCTGGCACGGTCCGCGATACTGATCCATCCATTTGTATGCTCTTTCGTTCTTCCTATTCCTCCATCTAATATTTGTTTAAATGGATGAAGCTGTAGCATATGTGTAGCCTGTTCGACAATTAGGTGTATGCTGCATAAATTGCCTCCCGTATATTGTTCTCAAGCAGTGGGACTGGGTATGACTTCACATGGCTGTCAGAAATATCGTGACCCAGCGTAAGAATAATAACAGTAGCCCATGACTCAGGGTAATTCAGTCAACATGAACAAGCATAATTAAACAATTATTGTTCATAAATTGTTACATTGTTAACTTGTAGGTTATGTTCTCAAATACAGAGCAAAGCTCTTGGTAATTATTCAGACCATAGGCCTAATAAAGCATTCGTTTTCTATTATTTTGAGATCAAAATTAACATGCTCACTTACATAGTGCCCCATTATTCTTAATATAAAAGAAGCCCTACAAGACTTTGGACAATAACAGGCCCAAAATAACATGGCACAAACAGTTTATGTTGCAGCATCAATGTTAGCTGAATGTGATGGCTTTGCACCAGGTTGTGCCCTCTCATCATCCTGATCATTTAATAAAGGTTGTGCCTGTGTTTAGACAATTAGCACTTTCCTTGTATAATTAATCCATTCCTCATTGCAAATCATCGCTTTCACCTCATTCAGTTTTATGTAACCAGCATTCAGGAGTCTTTCCTGCAACCCTCATGGTCAGTTGCATCATATAGGGAAACGTTTACATTTtaatggtgggggggggggggggagtatttccgtctgtaataaagccattttatggggaaaaactcattctgattggctgggcctggatcCCCAGTGGGTGCACCcctgcccaatcatgtgaaatccatagattagggcctaattaatttccATTGagtgattttcttatatgaactgtaactcagtaaaatctttgaaattgttgcatgttgcgtttatatattttttcagtgcattcagaaagtaactttttccacattttgttacattatagccttattctaaaattgattacattgttttcccccctcaatctacacacaataccccataaaaacatgtttttagaattgtttacaAATTTATACGaaataaaaaagtattcagaccctttactcagtactttattgaagcacctttggcagcgattacagcctcgagtcttcttgggtatgacgctacaagcttggcacacctgtatttggtgagtatctcccattcttctctgcagatcctctcaagccctgtcaggttggatggggagcgtcgctgcacagctattttcaggtctctccagagatgttcgatccaggctctggcttggccactcaaggacattcagagacttgtcccgaagccactcctgcgttgtcttggctgtgtgcttagtgttgtTGTCCTGTTATTTTACTAAATTCTATTGTACCTTTTCAATATACCGACCTATCCTGTCTTGTGGATTAATTTATGGGACTGTCCAACACTAAACCACCAAAGTAAACATGACCAAACATCATCATAACATTAAAATATTTATTAGTCATTTTTACAGAAACATCCAAATGCTTGACAGAGACATTAAGATGTGCATTAGGGAAGTCGGCGGAAAGGACGCGAGATCAGTGGAAGAAGTCATGGAATGTGTCCATTTAGATTTTCCCGGGGAAACTTCCAGCTTCAATCTGATCGTCCCATTTTGCCaccttggagagagagagaaactcagTAAATATCCTGTGGCAGACAGCACAATGACAGATAAAAGATGACAGCTGAGAAAGGAAGAGGGGGAGTTTGTCTTGAAATTAATAACCAGCCACATCACCTTTAACCTTGTATTAACGAGCAAGTTTCTTATACCTGATAGCTGGCACCGCTGATTTAAATAGAGGTCTCTTCAGGGGTACATATACATTAGAGAGTGTTCAATGCTAACTGTAGGGCAGTATGGTGCAGAGAGAACCAGTCAACGAGTGACACATACCCAGCTCAAGGGACACAGGCTCTTGTAGACTCTCTGGTACCAGTCACAGGGTGCCACGTCCTGGCCTTTGTCTGTAAGAGCCTTGTTACATCTGTGGAAGTCTGGACGGAGGAAGGTAGATATGTGCTGAATAATGTAAATGCATATGAACTGACCAAGATAATATTTTCATTAATTTAGCCCATTAGGTGCCAGTATTCTACACCAAATACTCAAGGACAGTTCAAGTATTCGAATTAGTAGGGCAACAACAGTAGTCAACAGCAATATGACTAGATGAGTTCTCATTATGGTCAGTGGCAGTTGTACATTTCAGTTGACAATTAAGGTGTTCACATTGTACTAGATTACACAATAACTGTAAATTAATTTGTGAATTAACAAATGGCCCAAATAAAAACAAAACGTGAATCACAAATAGGGGAAAAAACAGCAGGTGCCCATTCAGCATTTGGGTTAGTTAGCTAAGCATTCACATAAGTACCAGTATCAACACAGCAAAAGCCTTTGGAGCAAGTGAAAATGTCAACAAGTCAACTGTCACCGATGGGCATGAACCTGCCTATAGATGTACCTGCTTTGGTTAAAGCCCAAGTTGAATTCAGCAAGTGACATGGCAACCACCCACAGTGGGTCTGACAAAAGAACATGGGGACTATTATCATTGTATCTACAAGACATATTGACTGAATGTAATGATAGCCATGTCGTGGTGTTTTGATGATCATCGAGTTTATGGACCTTATTCACAGCGTGTTCAAATCGACCAACAGAGTACCTCTTGTCACATGTTTTTTGACTGCCAACCCTAGCCGAAGTTGATTCATTCTTCAAAAACCCTTATTTAAGCGTACATAAGTTTAGCATAGAAAATAACTTCGCCTGTGAATGTATGACATGCCTGTGAGATGTATAAAAGTATTTGATTAACCAGTGTGAATAAGATCTATTGTTTGAAAGGACAACAGCACCAGAACCATATTAGCCAAAACATCTCTGTGTATGGCTCTGAATAGCAatcaaaggtagagaatgtggtggTTATTACCCAGATAATTCTGGAAGCAGTTTCGGGTCTGGTTGGTGTTGGGGAATCGGGCATCAAAAGGAGCCGTTCTGTAGTTCTTGATCTTCTCTTCAATTACGTCAGACATTTTGACTGATTTCAATCTGCAAAACAATCATACAAATCAAAACATTGAATAACTCAAATCTCAATCAATTTCCACAATCACTATCAACCTTGCCTAAAATGACATCGGAACGCATGCAATTAGAATCAGGCTAGCAGCTTGTAGTCCACAATTCTACTTCCTTAAACATGGACGCACTTGACATGACGAAGTGTGAttaatcaggctgtaatacacaatTGGTAAATTATATACTGAGACATTTGTGTACAAAATAGGGTAAATGTTCCTTACAAGCTAGAATGAAGTTACATTTGAACATACTCAAATTTAGAGAATCTTCAGGACAAACCGCAGACAACCAGTAAAGTTCAAAATGTAATTTTATTCAGCATCCTGGCTTGTAAGGATCATTTACATGTATATACACCAATTCATTGTGTACCACAGCCTGATTAATCAGACATGACATGACCTAGCTCCTACCCTTGGCCTGGAATAACTGCACTCATTCCAATTTCCACAAGACATAAAAAAAATGTTCACTTGTTGTTATTCAGGGACGACCAATttagaccagggtctcattcacAATGGTGCTCTGAGAACAAACAACTCACATGATAATTCAATGAATCAATAAAACAGCAAGAAATGTACTACAGTAATGCagatagacacatctcaacaataCAAATAAACCACGACAATCAATCAAAACACTTGCAAACCTCAGTGAATTCACCCCTCGTTCATCCCCTGCCCAAAACTATTCACTAAGGAGGGATACAACTAAGTTAGTTATAGCTTGTCTACGTCTAACGTAGCTAGCTGGCGCCGGGTACTAGTGCATTGTAATGCATCGAGTGAGTGTCAAACTACTAGCAAGCTACTTGGCAGATAACTATTGTGTATAGTTAGCTAAACTAGCTAGGCTAACTAGACATCTCTAACTAGAGGTAAATGGAAAGTTAAGTAATTTGACTAAATTAGTTAGCCTGCAAGACGAGAAAGTTAGCTGTCTCATTCTCAataaactagttagctagctcatAGATATTGTTAGCCTAGTAGCACAGTTGTGCTTTTATCaatctgtagctagctaacgttagtcgtTAGCTGTCTCTTAGCCAAACAGCCACATACACTTATTATTCACCTATGTATGACTGTTAATGACAGAGAAAACGTCGATTATTCAAAATGTCGTGCATCCTAGTTAACTGAACAACAATATTAGCTAAGAAGGCCTACCTCTGCGCTAAAAGTCTGATAGGCTGACCTCTTGCCGTGTCCTCTGAAGAAGTGTCAAAAAGCAAAGCATGATGGGAGAAAAGACAGGGCCGACGGCTTCTCCAAGTATTCAAAGACAGCGCACTACTGCCACctgctgtaaaaaaataaataaaaaataaataaaaaataaacaagac contains:
- the LOC121571540 gene encoding cytochrome c oxidase subunit 6B1 yields the protein MSDVIEEKIKNYRTAPFDARFPNTNQTRNCFQNYLDFHRCNKALTDKGQDVAPCDWYQRVYKSLCPLSWVAKWDDQIEAGSFPGKI